In the Balaenoptera acutorostrata chromosome 16, mBalAcu1.1, whole genome shotgun sequence genome, gtggtgatgaaagtgttctgagATTAactgtggtgatagttgcacgtatgtgtgaatatattaaaaaccattgaattttacactttaaatgggttaaCTGTATGGTAtatgaactatatctcaataaaaagtaCGTGAAGGAAGCACACTATTCaagcttttttttctattactgcaAATATAGTTATGAatgcctatttttaaaagagcattGAAAACAAGTGTTTTGGGGGGgacggataaattaggagtatgggattaacagatgcacactaccatacataaaatagatacacaaagATTTACTgtggagcacagggaactatattcagtatcttgtaataaactataatggaaaagaagttttaaaaaaggaatatagatacatatatatacgtatacctgagttactttgctgtacacctgaaactaacacaatattgtaaatcaactataattcaattaaataaaattcaagtaaaaaatacgtaaaaggaaagaaaagaatgatttgTTAAAATTCGCGTGATTATTTTAAACACTGGAAGCAAAAAAGATTTATATTCATGTTACATTGCCACTTCTATCATACAtctgtgtgtccgtgtgtgtgtgtggcacgGTGGTGGGAAGTCtcccagggagagagagagaagtctgGGAGGGGCATAGTCGGGGAGGCCCGTTCGGTTCCATTGATAACACGTTCATTCACTGGGAGCCGGCTGAAACAGACTAATCCTTCTAGCAGTCATTCCCTCTACCTTAACAAGGCTCCGCCACCTCTCCCAGAACTCGGTAAGTTCAAAGTGCAGTAAAAGTgcgtttttccaaagaataatCTGAAATGACTTTGTAGATAATTTACTGGAgggtggagaagggagggggtggaggaaggggtgGAGGTGGTAATTATCAGGCATCGCTTTGCTATCATATTTGCAATGGGGAGAAAAACCTCAATGCGCAAATAGTTGCAAAAAGATTAGACAGTAATTGGCTTTTTCCCAGGAAACCTTTCCAGAGGGGCCACTCGCAAGCTGCTGCTGCCCACTGAAAACCGACGCCCACAAAGTCTGGGGAGGGGGATTGGCAGGTGCCTGTGCTTGGGCCAAGGGCTGCGCCCGACTCAGTCAGTAgccgtctctgcctctgtccccaGGTCCAAGGGATGCTGCTCTCCTGGCCCTGCTACCACTGAAGCGCTCAGGGGTCCCTGGAAAGCCGACCTGAGTGCAGACACTACGAGCCATGAGTCCTCTGAGGCTGCGAGCGTCTCTCtcgttgctgctgctgctgggtggCTGCCTCCTCGAGGGCGCCGGGAGAACCCAGGGGGCGGCCGGCAGCGCGGTCGAGTCGGCCCCGGGCCCCGCGGGCGGCTCCTCCGGTCGCTTCGTCAGCCCCGAGCGGCACGCGTGCAGCTGGCAGCTCCTGCCGCCCGCCCCAGGGCCCGCGGCGGGCAGCGAGCTGGCGCTGCGTTGCCAGGGCCCGGACGGGGCGCGCCACCAGTGTGCCTACCGCGGGGAGCCGGGGCGCTGCCCGGTCTATGCCGCCCGCCGCTCGCACTTCTGGAAGCAGGTGCTAGGTGGGCTGCGCAGGAAGCGGCGGCCCTGCCACGATCCCGCGCCGCTCAAGGCCCGCCTGTGCGCGGGCAAGAAGGGCCAGGGCGCGGAGCTGCGCCTGGTGCCCCATGCATCCCCATTCGTCAGCCCTACTGGGGCGGGCTTTCCCCGGGATCCCAAGCTCCGGGCCAGGAGCCGGGGGCAGCCCCGGGACGCCGCGCGCGGCCCCGCCGCAGGGGCCCCGCCTCCCCCGAACGCGCCGCCCGAAGGGAAGCCCTCTGAGAAGAAGAccaaaggaggcaagagaaagGCTGCCTGGGACCTAGACGAGGGGCGACCCCTGGGGACCCGGCCCGATCCCGACGAGCTGGACGAGAACGCGAAGCTCACGGAGACCTACTGTGCTGAGAAGTGGCATTCCCTCTGCAACTTCTTTGTCAATTTCTGGAATGGCTGAGGGTGCgggcctggggagggaaggggagagggagggaggggatctGTGCGCAGCCCGGGAGGGGAAGCTAAGGGCATCCTAGGCCACGAGATACTGGATAGAGAGTGGGGAAGAGTCCAGGTTCTAGAATGGGtctggggggtggaggtggggcttgGGATGAGAGTATAAAGGCTATGGAGAGTCTCTGAGACAGCAGAgaagttaaaaattattaagagtcGACCCTGATTAAGAGCAGAAGAACTAGTGGAAACAGAAGTGGGCATACCCTAAATGTACAAAAACTGTAGACTGGGGAGAGAGACGGGTACAGATTGAGGCTGAAAAAAATAAGTGGGAAAAAGTGACTAAGAGGATGTGACTCTCGTGTGGGAAGCAGGATACAATGTACACTGTTTAACACATTCCTATTAAAATACACTCATGAGCAACTGATAACCTGAGCCAGGTTGAATTTTCAGTGTCATCTCACCTACTCAGCTGACAAGATTACCAACTTCTTTTCTCTTTAGGAATTAGCCTGAACTTGGGTGCTGTCTCCTGTCATAGATGATCCCTATAGCGATCGAAGCCATTCAGAGCTCAAAATTGACTCCAGTGAAAAGGTTTTCAGGATGATTGCCTTTGAATTCTTTTAGAAGTTCTGCTTTTAAACAGAGTGATGCCTAGTGTTCTGAAACTTTCCTATTAACCTTCCAAATTCAGAAGTGAATTATAGAAGTTGAGTGCTCCAGtaggttttaaaaaacaattctctTTGTATTTGatcgtattttttttaaaaaagctaaaatgTAAGTACATATCTCAGAGTCATTTGGACCATTATGGAAGTCATCTCTCTATTTCACGTAACTAATTGTTAAcatatttcatttcaaataagATGAAATGATAGACTTTGCATGTgtcaggtgctcaataaaaactGTATGGCTAGATTTAAAGAACTGGCAGGACAATGGAAATTTTGACTGCATTTGATCTAGTTCTGAGTATACCTTGAAGTTCCTAAAAACATCTTGAATTGTTGGGGAAAGACAAGAACAAGTCTGCATAAGGGAAAAATCACAAACTGACAAACCCTGGGTCCTATCATTGCTCTGTTTGGCCTGCATGCAGTTCTCTCATTTTTccactcttcctccctccctcccaattGGGATTTGTTGctagcatttaaaaattagatcatTTCATATAAAAAGCCAGATTTCTGTATTCTCTTGTAAAATTAGATCTAATGACATTGGACACATCTTTCCACATTGCAACAACTGGCTGATGCTGAATATTGGCTGACCTCTTTAGATTAGATATATTTTCTTGAGTTTTCCCACTGCTGCTGCACATCTTATAAATtgactttattcatttatattacaGGGCTGAACCCATGAGACATTTAAGCCACCACCAGATATAAGGGTTTTTGGCTGACCTTCTGTTTTTCTCACCTCCTCTCCTTTAAAATAATGGTAAATGCAACAATCTTACAGATACTGAACATCTCCTGACCTTTTTCCTCCTTGACCAGCCCCTAGAAAATGTAAACTATCTTTTACCTATTCTGTACATTCTTCACACAATTGGCAAAACATTCAGATTGACCACAGTTTCATGCCACGTTTATGAATCACCTTCTGAGTAACATTGACCATTAGATAAAATTCATCTTGGCCAAGGAAAGGAAGCTCAGAGTAGCTTGCGACCACCCCCTAAAGATAGGAATGCAAGGTTTGAGGGATCTTaatttcccgaccagggatcgaacttggccccccctgcagtggactgccagggaattcccaaaagggGTTCAGTCTTACAGGGCACTTACACAAAATGGTGATCAGAAACTCTCCATCTCAGCTGGGAGccacataaaaagaaataagcaagaAATGTGTggttgaaaaagaaataagcaagaAATGTGTggttgaaaaagaaataagcaagaAATTTGTGGTTGTAGAAGGGAGAATTATCTGATGAGGAGAACAAAATACAGTGCTCGCATCCCTGACGCGTAAGCAAGAGGGTATGTGTGATGTCCTTCAATGACAAGGACTTGAAAGGAGATGAGAATGTTTCTGGTCTTGGAGGCTTGGGGACCACAGCTGCCCTCCCAGCTCCATGGCTTTCTTACAACTTCAAAGAGCATCTCTCCTTACTTCCTGCCCGATGCTTACAGCTGCAGAGCTTTGATGAACTTACCCCAAGTTTGTCCCTCCTGTGACCTCTGGCTCACCACATTCAAACTCTTCcccatttcaatttttaaaagcaggcATAAAAGCAGACCAAAGCCCTCCTTTCCCTTTTGTAAAGCAAGACAGCTGCTTCAGCCATATTAAAATTATTAGGTGGTCATTATATACAGACAACAGCAGTTAGAAAAAGATAATGTAAGGTGCCATTAATAATAGCAATCCGAggtaaaatacctaagaataaattcaataaaaaatatacaagagCTATGTGAAGAACACAGAAATACTTCTGAGGGCAGAACAGAAAGACTTgagtaaatgaaaacatatgtggattatgattatgattaaagaggccttaacatttaaaaatgtcaatctaaaaataaataaataaaaataaaaatgtcaatctGTAAATAATCTATACATTTAAACATGATAACAACAGACTACCAAAAGGATTTTTTGGTGTGAGAATTgggcaaactgattctaaaattccaaAGGAAAACCAAAACGAATTTGGGGACTGGAGGGGTGCAGGGTTGTAtgtttcagagagagagaaaaaaaggatgcTTTCATTAAGGTTAAGGGTACAATTTGAAATGGTTAAATATAGAATCTCCCAAAGGACTGCTGGCAGCACAGTGCAAAACAATGTAAATGATGTGAGTGGACTGTTTCTAGGTAACCACAGGGACTCTCCATAGAAGGCCAGAAGCTTCCAACCAGCACTTCAGTTGACTGTTGCTGCCTCTGAGCTGGGTGGTCATGTGATCGTGGTGGGGCTGAGGACCCTAAACCTTTGATCCGTATGTTCTTTTGTTTCCATGCATAACGATCACAATGAGAACGATTCTTCTCCAAATCGAGACAGGGAGAGGGCCCTTATGCATTGATTTTAAGATGTGGGAAGAGAGGCGAAGGGAAGATGGCCAGTGTGGGATCCCCAGGAGGGTGAGATGTCACAGTTTATGTTTAATCATGTGTTAGTATTCCTTGGGAGTGCCACAGGATGAAATGTTTGCCAGCATTTAGAGGCAGCTCTTTActgtctctcttttctcccttcctattATTACTTAAGGCTTGGGAGGGCTCtcgattaaatttaaaaaaagcaaagcaaaagaaCACACTACacaacagaacacacacacacaccccatacacacacacacacacacacacacacacacacacacacacacacacacagaggactgGAGTGTTTTGAAAACTTACTGCCGGCAGTGTGCCCAGAGGAAAGAAGTTGGTTAGGACAGTCCCGTCTTTCATTCCTTAGCTCACACCAGCAGTCTCTACCATGTGGGTATGCAACCAGCTTCTCAGATGGGTTTGGATGTTCCTGCAAAGCCCTGTTAAAATCCACAACATAAACCCTCAGGAAAATCTGGAGGGTGAAATCACTTTGAGTAACTGTGAATGGCTGGCACCTACACTGTTATAAAAACTTTGAGTGAGTCACCGAGAATGAAGGAGGACCTCAGTGTAAGAGGACAGCACGTATGCCTAAAAGCAGGTGGGCTGCCTTAGGAAAGCTGGGGGCAGATTGAAGGCTGGAGAGCTGAAGTTATTTGCAGGAGGGATAATTAGCCTCATGGGACCAGGTGGTAGGATGTAAGAGGGGATGGGCCAGAAGGGGCCTCGACTGAGCCCCTTCGACTGCAGCCTCAAAATTTGGCTACTGTGTAATGGTAAATTTGTTCAAAATAGTAGAGGAGGCCTTCTCTTTTAATAGTCATGAAGTTTCATCTGccgttaaaaaataataacaactatTGTTTAATGTCAATGATCTtcttgaattttgaaaataacttAGAAAACCATTTAGACATGACTGGTGTGTTATTTTGGTAACGAATGCAGTTTCACAAAGTTCTATATCAATAACATAAAAGTCCCTTTGTTTACCATTCTGTTGTTTATCTCAAAGTTTGCCATTAGATCCTAATTGAAATTCATAGACTTCctggtccttgttaaatattgaATGTGAGAGCTCAGATCTAAGAGTGAGAAGGGTTAATGAGCTTGTGAACTTGTGTTGGTGGCCTGTTCCCAAGTCTGAACCCCGCATGTGTTGGGGAATAATGGCTGCTTATTAACCTCCCAGGCGGAACAGCTGGTGGGGATCAAAGGCACCCTGCACTCCATGGTGTTGCTCAAACTGACTCCCCACCTAACCCCCAGGAAAGCGTGCCAGGTCCCCAGGGAGGGGTGGGTTGCACTAAACCCAGGAGCACATTGAAAGAAGGTCTGTCCCACTAGAGTCTCTCTGGAAATGTACCAGGGGAGCCCATGGGAGTAAGGGATTGATTCTCAAAGCTGTAGAAATAGGGGTGGGAATACTACGATTATTTAGGCAGAGACATCACTCCAAGAAGCATTTCCCTCTTTAGGTCCTCCTCCAACATTTGCAGGGCCTGGGGCAAGAGCTCCAATGGAGGGAAGTCCACATACGGTATGtctaaatattaaataatcataACGCAAGCTAATAAATATAGTCTATCCTCCTATCTTGGCCATACCTTTgaacaacagaattttaaatatatacgtATGAAAactataagtttttaaaaaatagatttatttatttattatttatttttggctgcattgggtcttcgctgatGCGCgcggctctctccagttgtggcgagcaggggcccctcctcgttgtggtgtgctggcctctcattgcggtggtttctcccgttgtggagcacgggctctaggcacacgggcttcagtagttgtgcctcgccggctccagagcgcaggcccagcagccatggttcatgggcccagttgctctgtggcatgtgggatcttcccggaccagggctcgaacccatgtcccctgcattggcaggcggattcttaaccactgcaccacaagggaagcccgaAAACTATAATTTTTATACGATTGAAAGTTGGtaaaatgtcaaagaaaatgaaatttaatgatCATGGTGCATGTCTGGGGTCCTCTTGATGGGCCGGTGAATGATGGATGAGTAATAGTGACCTATATAATTCACAAGTTATTATATTGTAattttttgtcttcatttcaGCAAAATTGCTAATTATGCTGTTTGGATTATAATGGCAAGATTTGTGCCAGAAATGCCAAATTAGATAATAATTCTTGAGTCATCTTAGTTCTTAGGTGGCTTTTTATTAATTTCGATTTTGAGAAACTTCATTCCGCTGAGGCAGTAGCAACTGAATTTGTCAATGAATTTCTTAGATTCAGAAATGAACCCGAAATTTTATAAATCACATTCAAGCACTGTGTTGGAATTGCGAATGATAATTAACATTATTACAGAAAatagcataaaatatttaatatatttgtaaaacattttaattgaatCCTATAAATTGCTATCACTTATACTTCAATGTTTCATCTCTTAAAGCAATATCTAGAACCATTCAATATTAAATTCAAAGTTTCCAATTTGTTCAAATCTCTCTTCAGTTGACAGGACACCTTGCTCTACAAAGGCCAGAAAATAGGCTCTATTGAAATTAGTTTAGAATCATTTATGAATAAATCTTTTCCTTCAAAGTCATGcaaacatattcttttccattttgatttccttATGTTTTATAAGAATGTCACTTTTGTTCATATGTCACATGCGGTTTCATTCAATTTAAATAACCAattttcactaaaattaaaaaagtatttttaattttttaaaaagtgaaataggCAATCTTGAATCTATTTGTTGTTCTTATAAGCTTTTGATAACATTATTAATAGCAAGTGATATACCAAAAATAAGTACGGAGAGagcacattttaaattaatttcattttctatcaCCAACTACAATTTGTTCTTCATTTGAAGATCTGTTTCACTTAACTCATCTCACACATGTTCTGTATCTAGCTtaagtctaattgctttagcACCATTTCATAGGCTCTCACATTGTGTGTCAGAAAGGTCAATTTTAATATGTACTTCATCAAGATGTGACATCTCTGGGCAGATCCAGAAAATATAGCATATAGTCTTTGAATTGTTCCAAAGAATGCCATTGCTACTAGCACAGTTGAGACCCTGTCTCCTGAAATAAAGTCAAACTATGCACTGCACTGCCCAATATAGCAGCTATTTAGACACATGAGGttctgagcatttgaaatgtggctagtctgaattgagatgggCTGTGAGTATAAAATACATACTGGGTCTCAAAAGCTTGGTAGCCCTCCCCCTACAACACAAAAATGTAAGATGTTTCATGAAAAAATTTTGTAATATTGCTTGCATGTGGAAGTGATATTTTAGAGATATTAGGTTGAAGaaagtaaattattaaaattaattttacctgtttctttttatgtttttttcgtgtaattacttgaaaatttaaaatcacatatgtgtgggacttccctggcagtccagtagttaagactccatgcttccactgcagggggcacgggttcgatcccagtCGGGGAACTATGATCATGCATGCCacatggtgaggccaaaaaaaaaaaattaaattaaaaaaaaatcacgtatGTGActggcattatatttctattggacagtgctggtgTAGAACACCAAGAATGCTTCTGGATTTTTGTCCAAAATTCTGGTTTGCACCTCTTTCCCTTTACCAAGATGGTATAggcctattttatttatttatttatttagtcctcTTGGAGCGGCATGCGGGGGGTGCGgggtggatcttagttccctgacctgggattgtacccttgtcccctgcagtggaagcatggagtcttaaccactggaccgccagggaagtccccagcaacCTTTTAAATCAATACCTacagttgacatttttttttcattctttcaattcTTTACTTGAGTGAAAACCTGTGCTTTTTACAACAGGTGTGAAACTAATGAAACATTAGTTTGGACTGTTCTGGCTATaatttttgaaatcattttaatcAAATCTAGAAATTTGCTGTTATTTTCTGTAAATGTTGTGCTGTTAGTGCCATGAAAAATACCATGTCTAGCTGAATACTGGACATGTATTATGATTTTATGACTATTATGTGGATGTTTTATATTGGTGTTTAGTTGTCCTtgtgaaatacaatttttttcaacatctttattggagtataattgctttacaatgttgtgttagtttctgctgtataacaaagtgaatcagctattgaAATACTATTAATTGCTGtttattcagcttttttttttttcagttctaggGTTTGCATGtctgtgtatgtctgtttttttaatgcaCAAGTGACAGTCATGTTCTTCTAATAGAGAATCTAAATGTGTCCTTTCACAAGTCCCTCCATTGGTCAAAGCTAATTATGACATGATTGTGAAACATGTAAGAGGAGCTACAGAATACTTTGCATTTGTGCTTAGAATTTAAaagtcagtttctcc is a window encoding:
- the FGFBP3 gene encoding fibroblast growth factor-binding protein 3 → MSPLRLRASLSLLLLLGGCLLEGAGRTQGAAGSAVESAPGPAGGSSGRFVSPERHACSWQLLPPAPGPAAGSELALRCQGPDGARHQCAYRGEPGRCPVYAARRSHFWKQVLGGLRRKRRPCHDPAPLKARLCAGKKGQGAELRLVPHASPFVSPTGAGFPRDPKLRARSRGQPRDAARGPAAGAPPPPNAPPEGKPSEKKTKGGKRKAAWDLDEGRPLGTRPDPDELDENAKLTETYCAEKWHSLCNFFVNFWNG